A stretch of the Aphelocoma coerulescens isolate FSJ_1873_10779 chromosome 22, UR_Acoe_1.0, whole genome shotgun sequence genome encodes the following:
- the LZTS1 gene encoding leucine zipper putative tumor suppressor 1 encodes MGSVSSLISGHSFHSKHCRASQYKLRKSSHLKKLNRYSDGLLRFGFSQDSGHKSGSKSSKNEDFFYIKVSQKSHGSHRPDYTALAGGELGVPAGTSGLDFGTPTPQKLMPFPSQLEVGGEKPLPRPTAFKPVLPRSGAILHSSPESGGPLSQQLHPPEKAKEQELRPLPCSGGLSDSGRNSMSSLPTHSTSSSYQLEPLVTPMGPISRFGGSAHNILQCAIIQDSNMMSLKAMSFSDGGNKILNPGKAPHHHPAVEKTTCVRSPISTDESTIQELEQKLLEREGELQELQSSFEEKEISSCQAYEEKQRRCKEELEGLKQKCNSKLKQTSQKTQRTQQVLHLQVFQLQQEKQQLREELEKLMKEQNLLETKLRSYEKEKTSFAPALEETQWEVCQKSGEISLLKQQLKESQTELTSKTTEILSLKAQLKEVRLKMEGLEMKTQELEVSLRTKAMELEVCENELQRKKNESELLREKVNLLEQEILELRSELAVLREQLSEAREGPRPAGDDAQALQGQLERLRAELKAERDNNEQMSCSFQQERQTWKEEKEKVIQYQKQLQQSYLHMYKRNQSLEKMLQQLAAGEDGKEPIELDIPGADVPYEDIIATEI; translated from the exons ATGGGCAGCGTCAGCAGCCTCATCTCCGGCCACAGCTTCCACAGCAAGCACTGCCGCGCGTCCCAGTACAAGCTCCGCAAGTCCTCACACCTCAAAAAGCTCAACCGCTACTCGGACGGGCTGCTCCGCTTCGGCTTCTCGCAGGACTCCGGCCACAAGTCCGGCTCCAAGAGCAGCAAGAATGAGGATTTCTTTTACATCAAGGTCAGCCAGAAGTCGCACGGCTCCCACAGGCCGGACTACACCGCCCTCGCCGGCGGGGAGCTGGGCGTGCCCGCCGGGACCAGCGGGCTGGACTTCGGGACGCCCACGCCGCAGAAGCTGAtgcccttccccagccagctgGAGGTG GGCGGGGAGAAGCCGCTCCCTCGTCCCACGGCCTTCAAGCCGGTGCTGCCGCGCTCCGGGGCCATCCTGCACTCGTCCCCCGAGAGCGGGGGGcccctgtcccagcagctgcaccCCCCGGAGAAGGccaaggagcaggagctgcggccgctgccgTGCTCAGGGGGCCTGTCCGACTCCGGCCGCAACTCCATGTCCAGCCTGCCCAcgcacagcaccagcagcagttACCAGCTCGAGCCCCTCGTGACGCCCATGGGCCCCATCAGCCGCTTCGGGGGCTCTGCCCACAACATCCTGCAGTGCGCCATCATCCAGGACAGCAACATGATGAGCCTCAAGGCCATGTCCTTCTCCGATGGCGGTAACAAGATCCTGAACCCTGGCAAagccccccaccaccaccctgccgTGGAGAAAACCACCTGCGTGCGCTCGCCCATCTCCACGGATGAATCCACCatccaggagctggagcagaagctgctggagagggagggggagctgcaggagctgcagtcgAGCTTCGAGGAGAAGGAAATCAGCTCATGCCAGGCCTACGAGGAGAAGCAGCGGCGCTgcaaggaggagctggaggggcTGAAGCAGAAATGCAACAGCAAACTCAAGCAAACCTCGCAGAAAACGCAGCGGACGCAGCAGGTGCTGCACCTGCAGgtgttccagctgcagcaggagaagcagcagctccgggaggagctggagaaactCATGAAGGAGCAGAACCTGCTGGAGACCAAGCTGAGGTCCTACGAGAAGGAGAAGACCAGCTTTgccccagcgctggaggagacgCAGTGGGAG GTGTGCCAGAAATCCGGGGAGATCTCGCtgctgaagcagcagctgaaggagtCGCAGACCGAGCTCACCAGCAAGACCACGGAGATCCTGAGCCTGAAGGCGCAGCTGAAGGAGGTGCGGCTGaagatggaggggctggagatgaagacccaggagctggaggtgtCGCTGCGCACCAAGGCCATGGAGCTGGAGGTGTGCGAGAACGAGCTGCAGCGCAAGAAGAACGAGTCGGAGCTGCTGCGGGAGAAGGTgaacctgctggagcaggagatcCTGGAGCTGCGCTCCGAGCTCGCTGTGCTCCGCGAGCAGCTCAGCGAGGCCCGCGAGGGGCCACGGCCGGCGGGGGACGATGCCCAGGCCCTGCAggggcagctggagcggctGCGGGCGGAGCTGAAGGCCGAGCGCGACAACAACGAGCAGATGAGCTGCAGCTTCCAGCAGGAGCGGCAGACgtggaaggaggagaaggagaaggtgaTCCAGTaccagaagcagctgcagcagagctacCTGCACATGTACAAGAGGAAccagagcctggagaagatgctgcagcagctggcgGCGGGGGAGGACGGCAAGGAGCCCATCGAGCTGGACATCCCCGGCGCCGACGTCCCCTACGAGGACATCATCGCCACCGAGATCTGA
- the ATP6V1B2 gene encoding V-type proton ATPase subunit B, brain isoform, with the protein MAAVRALRGAVNGAGPGGPREQAAALTRDFLSQPRLTYKTVSGVNGPLVILDQVKFPRYAEIVHLTLPDGTRRSGQVLEVSGSKAVVQVFEGTSGIDAKKTSCEFTGDILRTPVSEDMLGRVFNGSGKPIDRGPIVLAEDFLDIMGQPINPQCRIYPEEMIQTGISAIDGMNSIARGQKIPIFSAAGLPHNEIAAQICRQAGLVKKSKDVMDYSEENFAIVFAAMGVNMETARFFKSDFEENGSMDNVCLFLNLANDPTIERIITPRLALTTAEFLAYQCEKHVLVILTDMSSYAEALREVSAAREEVPGRRGFPGYMYTDLATIYERAGRVEGRNGSITQIPILTMPNDDITHPIPDLTGYITEGQIYVDRQLHNRQIYPPINVLPSLSRLMKSAIGEGMTRKDHADVSNQLYACYAIGKDVQAMKAVVGEEALTSDDLLYLEFLQKFEKNFIAQGPYENRTVYETLDIGWQLLRIFPKEMLKRIPQSTLAEFYPRDAKH; encoded by the exons ATGGCGGCGGTGcgggcgctgcgcggggccgtgAACGGCGCCGGGCCCGGCGGGCCCCGCGAGCAGGCGGCGGCCCTGACCCGCGATTTCCTGTCCCAGCCGCGCCTCA CTTACAAAACTGTGTCGGGTGTGAATGGACCCCTGGTTATCCTGGATCAAGTGAAG TTCCCCAGGTACGCCGAGATCGTGCACCTGACCCTGCCTGATGGCACCAGGAGGAGCGGGCAGGTGCTGGAAGTCAGTGGCTCCAAGGCTGTGGTTCAG GTATTTGAAGGCACTTCAGGGATTGATGCTAAGAAAACCTCCTGTGAGTTCACCGGGGACATCCTGCGAACCCCGGTCTCAGAGGACATGCTTG GCAGAGTGTTCAATGGATCAGGAAAACCCATAGACAGAGGCCCCATTGTCTTGGCTGAGGATTTCCTGGACATTATGG GCCAGCCAATCAACCCCCAGTGTCGGATCTATCCCGAGGAAATGATCCAGACTGGAATTTCAGCCATAGATGGCATGAACAGTATTGCCAGGGGCcagaaaatccccattttctcaGCTGCTGGGCTGCCCCACAACGAG ATTGCAGCTCAGATCTGTCGCCAGGCTGGCTTGGTGAAGAAATCCAAAGATGTGATGGATTACAGCGAGGAGAACTTTGCCATCGTCTTTGCTGCTATGGGG GTGAACATGGAAACCGCTCGGTTCTTCAAGTCAGACTTCGAGGAGAACGGCTCCATGGACAACGTGTGCCTGTTCCTGAACCTGGCCAACGATCCCAC CATCGAGCGCATCATCACGCCCCGCCTGGCCCTGACCACGGCAGAGTTCCTGGCTTACCAGTGTGAGAAGCACGTGCTGGTCATCCTGACAGACATGAGCTCCTATGCTGAGGCCCTCAGAGAG GTGTCAGCAGCTCGGGAGGAGGTGCCTGGGCGCCGTGGCTTCCCTGGCTACATGTACACAGACCTGGCCACCATCTATGAGCGCGCCGGGCGAGTGGAGGGCAGGAACGGCTCCATCACCCAGATCCCCATCCTCACCATGCCCAACGACG ataTCACTCATCCCATCCCTGACTTGACTGGATACATCACTGAGGGACAGATCTACGTGGACAGGCAGCTGCACAACAGGCAG ATTTACCCCCCCATCAATGTCCTGCCCTCCCTGTCCCGGCTGATGAAGTCGGCCATCGGCGAGGGCATGACCAGGAAGGACCATGCAGATGTGTCCAACCAGCTG tACGCCTGCTACGCCATCGGCAAGGACGTGCAGGCCATGAAGGCCGTGGTGGGTGAGGAAGCCCTGACCTCGGACGATCTCCTGTACCTGGAGTTCCTGCAGAAGTTTGAGAAGAACTTCATTGCTCAGG ggccCTACGAGAACCGCACCGTCTACGAGACCCTGGACATtggctggcagctcctcagGATCTTCCCCAAGGAGATGCTCAAGAGGATCCCCCAGAGCACCCTGGCCGAGTTCTACCCTCGGGATGCCAAGCACTAG